TTTCTTTACTGTGAAGTGCAGTACAGAAAGGTGTGTCTGTATGATGACAGGCACAGAGCCTAACATTAGCCAGTAAGCTTTCCCTGCTAGACCATAAGCCCCACAAGGACAAGAAGGCATGTCCACCTGGTTTACCCACAGTCCCAAGCGCCCAGCAGTCCTGGCCCTTGGTGGGCCTGGTCAGAGTAAGGCAGGAGTTAGAGCTGCCTCCAGATGGTACAtagggagccccaggccccaAGTTCCAGGGATAGAGCTCATTTGAGTAGCGAAAACCATTGTCTTGTAAGGGTCACTGTGAGGATTAGAATAGAGGAGGAAGACCCCAAAAGGCTGCAAGTGGGATGCCAGGCACATGGCCGCTGgccagggaagggctgggaaATGGAAccagcttctccctccctctcacctcccgccattttttttatcttcatctgtgaaatcaACAGAGGCTGAGCGCCCACTGTGTTCCCGGCTGCTGGCCTGGTTTATGAGAAGAAGTGAAAAAATGCCCAGAATGAAGAGGTAGACCGGCTGGTGGCCGCCTCTCTGGGTCCCGCAGCATTTGCTGCTGTTAGGAGGCAGGAAGCACACCTGTGGGAcacaggccccgccccaccgAGCTCTGCAGCCCCGGGctggccctgggggagcagggtgggaggggctggctgcCCAGGCCCCAGGTGATGCAGATCCGGAAGCAGGAAGTAGTCTGTgctcccaggacccaggaccgGTCTGGCTGGGGGAGCCCAGAGGCAGGTCTGGGGATGGGGCTACCGGGAAAGGgtaaggggagggggctgccctgGCCAGGGTCGGGGTCAGGAAAGGAAGACGGGCAGGGGTAGGGGCTGGGCCCCAGAGAGGTGGTGtgggcgggcagggccagggctggacTGTGGAGGCCGGATGTGGCAGCCCCAGAGGAGCCCAGGGTTCTGAGATGGCCCTCTGGGGGGCTGGAGCAGGTGGCACCCAGGACCTTCCTGCTGAGATGGCCTTGTCGACGGAGGACCTGAAGCAGGAGCTGAATGCTACAGTCCAGCAAGTGCTGGGGAAACTAAGGAGTGGCCAGCTGTTCCAGTCCAAGTGGGACACCGCTGCgttcctcatcttcctcatctttctCGGTGAGTGTGGCTCAGCCTCTCGCCCTCCCACCTCGTCTGCCTCCCAGGCCGAGGGCCATATCTAGACACCCGTCCCGCCCCCAGGAATcgtgctgctcctgctgctgctcgtCTGCTTCCACTGCTGCTGCCCTGACTGCTGCCAACACCACTCCCCCAGGTCCCAGAAGGTGAGCCCCGGGCACCAGGGGCAGCATGGACCTGCGCTGGGGTGGGTGCTGGGCTTACTGTGGAGAGGGGTTGGAGCGGACTGAGGAGTGAAGCCACtcgccctctctgtgcctctcttgCAGAAAAACTCCCAGGGATTTGATAACTTGGCCCTGGAACCTTAGCGCAGAGTCCCTGCCCCCTGCTCTGGTCCCCCGGGAAGGAGAAACAACGCCTTGTTCATTTGCAGCCTGAGTGTGGAGCATGTTCCGACCCTCCCATCGGGGTGGGCAGTGCAGGCCCTCACTGCTTCATCTAGATGCCCCTTGGGTCCCTCAACAGCCCGCAGCTGGCATGACTGTCACCAGGAGGCCTCAGGTGATGTGCTGGAGCCACCCAGCAACTGCCTGTGTGGCCATCCCACTGGGCTCCTCTGCACCGGGAGGCCAGGGGCTCAGTCACTGAATCCTGAGCCCGGCTCCTGGCCATCAGGGACCCCCTGGCCAGGCCCCcattcagacagacagacagacagacaggctcCAGGCAATGTCGGATGATCTTTATTTCTCAGAGGCCCTGCTAGAGCAGACATGGTCAAGGGCACGACAGCTCACGGGGGGCGGCCcctgtcctccttccctcccaactCACAGCTCAGAGCCACCACCCTCGCCATCCTGGGGAAGCTTGGCAGGCAGctaagaggggaggaaggagagctcTGGGCCTGGCCCCACCCTGAGTCCAAAGGTTCTGGCCTTGTAGGGAGGGCAGGTCTTGGAACGGGGCCCTGCCTTTCTGACTTCCCCCatccaaaacaaaaaagcaaggtAGTGTCCCTCCCAGTGGGCCCAGTGTTCAATCCCATCTGTGCAGATGTGACAGGCAGGACAGGgtgaagagagaaataaacag
This Camelus dromedarius isolate mCamDro1 unplaced genomic scaffold, mCamDro1.pat HAP1_SCAFFOLD_76, whole genome shotgun sequence DNA region includes the following protein-coding sequences:
- the LOC135318388 gene encoding small integral membrane protein 22-like isoform X2 gives rise to the protein MALSTEDLKQELNATVQQVLGKLRSGQLFQSKWDTAAFLIFLIFLGIVLLLLLLVCFHCCCPDCCQHHSPRSQKKNSQGFDNLALEP
- the LOC135318388 gene encoding small integral membrane protein 22-like isoform X1, which encodes MGLPGKGGTQDLPAEMALSTEDLKQELNATVQQVLGKLRSGQLFQSKWDTAAFLIFLIFLGIVLLLLLLVCFHCCCPDCCQHHSPRSQKKNSQGFDNLALEP